CATAGGTTGCAGTAGTGGTGAATGAgataaaagatggagaagaaaaacaccatcaaggtggagatcaacaggtttgacggaaagagtaatttctccttgtggcaggcaaggataaaagacgtgctcatccagtaaggattgatcgatgctttcttgtgcgacgagaagccgaccaccatagaggtgcagaattggaggtggctccagatgcaAGTGGTGAGTATGATCCGCTTGTATCTAGCGGATGAGATAGTAATCCATGTGCTTGGTGAGACTTCTCTGATGatgctgtgatcgaagctcgaagagttatacatggtgaagtctctcaccaacatcctcttcctctggaggtagttctaccagttacggatgattgagggacagagcatgtaggagtatctcagccacttccaaaagatcctcaccgacctcctcagcgttggcgagaaagttaaggagaagatcagggcgttggtcttgctagcgtcgcttttttcttcgtatgagtccttggtgactgctcttctagtgaaaaagagcaccatcaagatggacgacaTCACCGCAGTGATTCTTcaaaacgaggttctcaggaggaagaacctagcttcgagctcaagtggcagcagctcagctttggtgatttctggaggagcaggtgGTGGCAGACAGGACGATAGGAGATCgcgatgagggcggtccaagtccaggatgagagacttgagcaaaactagatgttatcggtgtgatgagttggggcatctagtcagaAATTGCTCTCAACTTAAGGATCAGatgagggctactgcagcgacgATCAGTAGCGACTCAAAGGGTGATgccttggagatatctgatgagatatctacttctttccagcagtgaattttagattctgcatgcacctatcatgtatattgcagagaggagcagtttgactctctgaagagcaatgagggTAATGTTTATCTACCGGATGGAttgagctatgcgatcagaggcatcgggacgatcagttggaggacacataatgatgcagtgaggagattggggaagGTTCGACACATATCTGATTTCAGATGAAATTTTATCTTACTGAGCAGACTAAATTCGAGAGGTTACAGGATAGTAGCTGATGAAAGAATCCTGAAGGTATTACGTGGTGGTAGGATTAttctagaggagaagaagaggacgaAAGGATATTACTATCTGACAGAGAacccaatgcgaggtggagctttaggagTCAGGAGGAGTCCAaaatgaggtggagctccaggtggaggtggatcggacattAGACAGAAGACTTGGGAGGACGAGAGGTGACGTCGCAGGGTGAGATTCTTAGTGTGGCAGGATAATACCTCGAGCaaatctttggtcagagtggacacagcccatgatggaggtgggatcgagcgaCCTAGCTCGACTTCcacatttgtccatccatgatacagcaggcatgccccagggcataggggtgagatggatcacaggctctcagagaTATGTGGAGGTCGAATATCAAGTCGAAGTaaagattgttagaaaatatacttCAAGATTCGATCAATATTGAGTCCACAGTGAGGTCCAggacgacgaacggagtccaacgagcttaagaacagtccaaacagatTCTAAATGGAAAAGATACGTGCGAAAGAAAGTTCAAAACTGTGGCATGATGCATGagacggcggcggcggcggtggggCCCGGTGGAGACGCACGCGCGTGTAGGCACAAACAGGCGGGCCCGGCTACAAAACGGAATTACTCCTGCAATCGACGTGTGGTCCAAATGAACGGTGGAAAGTTTTGCAATAAATGGACTTTTTCACTACAAAAAGTAGGCTTATAGCGGCTCCCATTCTCATAGAAAAAAACAACAAAAAGTAGCTATAGATGTGGACTACTTTGGTTGGGTTAAGCTTTGACTAGGTGGATAGGCCAGCAACCTCTcttatacctttttttttttttttttttgaaattaagggAGGCTAGAAAACAGCCACCAAATTTTTATTAGAAGGAAAATTATGTACAGACGATAAGAATTTCAGAAAGAAATCATCAAAATACAGCTGTTTAGTGCTACAGAAAGGAGTCAAAGCAAATTTAGAGACAAGAAGCAAAAAAGAAGACGTCAACTACAAAAACCACAGCAGAAAAGGCAACCTCTTTTATGCATAATATGAATTGAATAGGATCAGAAATTCTGGCTTCAGCCAACCTAAGGAAGAagcagaggaagaggaagaaggcaCGGCAGCGCTACATAAAGGCAAGTATCCTCCTCGTGTCATGGCTTACTCTCTCTTCCATTGTTTACCTAGATTATCTCCACCTGAAGAATCTAACAGGAGTATCACTGATACACCAACCTGATCACTATGGAGTTATTTCAAAACTATAGCAGCGATGACACTTTAAGATAATTCAAGGATGGCGGATCTAGTTATGACTTGGATCAAGGGACTGTTAGCGTTAGACTTGGTTCCAAACATCATTAAAAGAAACAATTCCTCGGTTTTCCTCCAAATTTGCGATCTTTGGCCAAACATGTAGCAGCCCATGAAAATAGTTCTTATCATCCTCCCATCATAAATCCATTAATTTCCCATTTCTATACCACTGTAGTATTCTTCATCATTAGCTATTCATACCCCAATTGGTTGGGCAACGGTAAAGAAAATCAACCAACTAAAGTAATTTCCAAGACCACAGACGTGGACCATAGATGCGGGATCATCAAGCAAAACTATACAAAGCATGTATTCTTCCCCTTAGAGAAGTAGGAGATGGTACCCAATACCCCGTCACTTTACCAACTCAACCAGGTGGCATCCTCACAAAGCAATCTCAAAAATATAGTAAGGATTCACAAATTCTTCCAGCAAGAATACAAAGTACACAAAATAAAAATTTGCCTAACAATAAAGGGTAAAAAACTGAAGGGAAAGCCAAATTTATCTTACATACCTGCGATGAATTCCACTTCACAAAGAACATCCATTAATAATTTCCAGACTTGTTCTTTTATTGAATAACAAGGGAATCAAAACCTTGACGAAAGTTGCAATTAACAGAACTAACATACGTATCAACTGGGGTTCCAGGAAGATATAACTAACATGAGAATGGCAGTTCATGGAGCTGATCTTTAAAGAGTAACAAAGCAAGTAGCTTTCACTATAATTTGTGTATAACCAGCATTTACGCAAATATTGAAGTTCTAACAACTGAAGAAACCaacaaaagttgtcatgataaaGCAGCTCTCAAGTGGGAGAGTCGCGTTGAACTATTCCTGTAGATGGCTTTGCTCTCATTACTTCGGTTAATTACTTAGAGGAAAGGAATAAATATAATTGTGCCTTCTCCGTTATATGCTCACAAAAAACCAGTCATGAAACTAAATGTTGAATGATCACAAAAATCAAGCCATTGAGAAGCATTAAGTTAAAGATATGGGTAGGAAGGGCCTATTTGAATTAAATCCATATGCCTATGTGGATCTCTTGGATGACAAAACCATTGCATGGTCATGAAATAGGGGAAGACTGAACAATATGTAGAATTGGCTTTTTTCCTTTCAAGATTCTGCATCACTTACCTTCACTATATGTTTTCCATGTCAGATGTCAAGCTCTCCGAATAGCATGCAGTCATCAAGCTCAGATAAAACCAATGCTGGGGGTGTTTCTTTTGGGACAAAAGGAGACTACTGTACATAGTACATagtcaccaaaatttattaagaaaagaGAGTACATAAAACTAGGAAAGTGAGAGAATCTCCACCCACCCAAATAACACCGaaattcaaacttcaaatttctaattttgaaatttgaattttgaaaaagagaagCTCTAACGAGCCGCCGCCGGAATGGGTGTTGCTGTCACCATCAGTAAGCCAACTCTCTTATTCTAGATGCAACTCTCTAATTATTGTCTCCTCAAAAAAAGTCTCTAATTATTGAATTCTGACACTGCCAAATTCCTTTCAATATTCACAGCTGCAATAGTTGCCGGAGGTGCAATAGTAATTGTGATTATGCTCATAAAATGTGTTCGGAAGTCAAAAGCACAATCTAATGTCGCTCAGGGGCAAATTTCCAGCAGCAATACTGCAACTTCACCATATTTTTCAAACTATAGTGTGGCTTGGAACATTGAAATGGAAACAATTGATAGGTTCCTTGGTGACATCATGAAAGAGAAGCCCACGAGATTTACCCCCCAGCATCTGATAAGTTTCACTCATAACTACGCTAAGAAACTGGGGTCAGGTGGTTTTGGAGTGGTATACAAGGGCCAGTTTCCCAATGGGTTACAGGTAGCAGTTAAGGTCCTTCATGGAACTTTGGATAAGAGAGCTGAGGAACAATTCATGGCAGAAATTGGCACTATTGGCAGAACCTACCATGTCAATCTGGTAAGGCTCTATGGGTTCTGCCTTGATCCAACGGTGAAGGCACTGGTATATGAGTATATGGAGAATGGGTCACTTGATCGATACCTATTTGATGAGAATAACAGGATTGAGTGGGGAAAGCTATATGAGATTGCAATTGGGACGGCCAAGGGAATTAGATATCTACATGAGGAGTGTGAACAGAAGATAGTACACTATGACATAAAGCCTGGTAACATTCTTCTCAATGCAAACTTCCGCCCAAAGGTTTCTGACTTTGGATTGGCAAAGCTCTGTGATAGAGAGAACAGTCATGTCACGCTCACAGGAGCCAGAGGAACTCCTGGCTATGCCGCCCCAGAGCTTTGGATGCCATTGCCTGTGACCCATAAATGTGATGTTTATAGCTTCGGTATGCTTTTGTTCGAGatcgtggggaggaggaggaacctAGAGTTCAAACAGGGTGAGAGCCAGGAGTGGTACCCCAAATGGGTTTGGGAGAAGTATGAGCAAAGGCAATTGGAGAACATAATATCACTTTCAGGAATTGAAGCAAAATACCGAGAGAAGGCAGAAAGAATGTGCAGAGTAGCATTGTTGTGTGTCCAGTATCAGCCAGCAGCAAGACCCTCAATGAGCAATGTTGTGAGATtgttggaggaagaagaggaaattGCTGCACCTCTGAACCCATTTCAATACATGACCTCATATGCCGCAGGTTCAACTTTGTGGAGTGAAAGTACAGGAGAATCAACTAGCAGAAAGACCACCGAAGATGAAAATGAACTGGCTAGTTCATCATGAAATACTTGTGCATCCAAATCCCATGAAAACTTTTTTCAAGAGGGTGCAAATTGGACACCAGAAGGAATCCGTTGAGACAAACTTAACATGCTACGTACATGCAGTAATTTTGGCACCTTTTACCATTGAGTCATGAAAGTCAGTCGGTAGGTTTTAGTTTATTGATTGTGGTATTTGTATATCTTAGATATTGCACATCCAAGCTAGCATGAAAAGCTATCCTTGGTCTTTGtaacagatattttgacattagtAAATATTTCTCGGTTTGTGATATCTCCATTTTATCTCATTGTGCCAGCCCTCATACTACATTTCGACTTCCAAtgtctttctttcattttctcacATTTCTATTAATTTCTTTAATGCCCATCGACTGTAAATGGGGTAACATGACAATCAGTTGTTTcatatttgagaaaaaaatagagtTGAAGAGTTTGAACGCAATTATGGAATAGAATATGGAGGATGAATAAGAAAACATCTTCGGCCATAAATTAGCCACTGCTATTTTAACCAACCTCATCATATTATGGTATTATTGTggtgaaatatttattttattattagctCATTTTCTAACTAGCTTGCTTCCATAAATTAGCACTCATCATCTAActatttttattttagtaaaTTGGGTGGCTTCGGGGGTGGGGGGAAAAAAATTATGTTAGATTATCATGATGATGTCCAAAGTCAGATTTTTTGCTTAACAATAGGCCATGTTTAGTGAGACAGACCCATTGTTTCTCTATTTGAGTTACCTCGCTAAATTTATGGTCTATTAAACCTCTATAAGAAGGCTACATTGACAATAGTGGAAGAAAAGCAAGCAAAAGATTCGAGATGTTTTCAATGGTATTCCTTGAAGATCAGGCATAACAAAACAAAAAAACGGAGAAAAACAAAAGACGAGCAAACTTGCATGGAGTTGGTGAAAAGTTATATGACGAAGCTTCTTGTTTCACAAATTTTGGCCTTGACTAGGGATCGGTaagtaaaaaaaatgaaaaatagaatTCATAGgatggaatatatatatatatatatatatatatatatatatataaaggcaaAAAAACAACACTTTAAAGTGAATATGCACACAATTTTCTATATCATCAAAGGTCAAGAAATCAGTAAAACTGCTATTAATTTCACAAGCACTAAGTTAAAATGGAGCCCAATCCGCAAAACCTGACCCTAGCAGCTAGGATAGTTTACCTTTCTCTTGCTGTTTTTTGCCCTAAGATTTTCTTTTCGCAGGCATTGCACATTGGCAACAGCATCTCTAATCACCCCACTGTCTCTCGTTCCTTCTATGCTTCATCTAAAGCTATCTTCCACCCCAATCCTTGAAACTATAATGGACAATAAGGAGGAAAGAGGGAAACAAAGAGTTTACATAAgtttctaattttttagattcACAATCATCCTTAATATATCCATTACACATTTTTGTCCTATCGCTTGCCTATCTTGAGCAAAAAAGACATAAAATGACCAACAAAGTTTTCATGGGAAACCATTTTACATGTGATTTTGACTTTTTGTTGTTTGGGTTGAATGATTGGTCTTAGGGTGCTTTTGGTTCGTGATTGGAATTGAAAATGAAATGGATTGGATTAGGAATCAAAATGATCCATCATCCAATACTTTTGGTTCATGATCAGAAGTGAAATTGGAATCAAAATAAACTTTGAATGCTAAAAGAAAGTAGGGATTGGATTTGAGAGGATTAGATATTTCCATTCCCCTCTAGAAACAAAATGAAAATTGGACTTCCTCCAATTAAATAGCTAGAATGGAATCACTCATTCCTATTTTCATTTTACAACCAACTCCTCCCAACTAAACATGCCCTTAATGTGGTTTTGATTTTTCAGTTGGACAAAAAGCTATTTGGGATGTCAATCAAAATGGTATTCAGATGTCCATACGGATATTTCTATATATACAATGCAAAAGTGATACCTAATCATTAGTGATCATTTTTTTTAGCACTAACTAATAACAAGCCATTTTCCCttggcacaaaaaaaaagaaaaaaaaaaaaagaaaccctaTTAATAACCATTGCAGTATTCAAGGGAGCGAAAGAGACACTTCAGTAACTTAGATTTTTTAAACGGAATTAGTCCACAAGCACCAGCAGTAAGAAGCCAAGGGAGAAGAATAAAGATAACCTTTAGGAGGTatttggtgtgaggtgatcgatccAAAATCAAGGGTGATATAGGTGAAGGTGATGATATCATCGTGTTTGGTTGCACCATGATGATCCTACATGACCGTGATTTCAAATTACCCTCACTCCTCAAATCACTGTCCAACGCAGTGATAGAAAATCTATTTTTGAGGACGGATATCCAATATTATTCTATCACTgtgatcttatattaaaatatattaaccaaaaTACCCTCACATCGATGTGGATAGTTGAGGCATCTTCTCCACACGGAAGAGAAAGAATGCAAGCGAGTACTTGGGGCGTCATCtccatgaaagaaaagaaaattcttcCTCTCATCGTGCTGATTAGAAAGaggaaaattttatttgattttattttaaaatttttgctatCACATCCTCAATTCCAACTCCCAAACAAGTTGTtagggatatttttggtattatataatcaATGATCTTGAATTCCTGTAGCATATCAAAGAAATAGGTTGTACAGACTCGAGGatctttttttaatataatatatccgGAGATCTTTAATCACTGCATTATGGCAAACCTAttatagtgatcttagatcactagagattatatcACCCTATGATTTGGATCACCAGTGATCCATGTTGAGTCACCAAACGCCCTCTTAGGAGATGTTTGGTATAGGATGATCTATTCAAGATCAAGGATGATATGGGTGTAGATGATGAGATCATCATATTTGGTTGCACCATGATGATCCTACATGATAGTATTCTTAAATTACCTCTATTTTTCAAATCACCCTTCTTATCCAGTAATAGGATATCCATTCTTGAGGCTAAAAATCTTAGATTATCCTCAGATGGTGATCTTGAACTAAaatattgtatatatgatattatatattatatttatgatatatattacattataatatattattaatcatattagtatcatattataatttaatgatatttttaaattagagtaaaaatattttattatactttatatctatataataaaaatatttaatgatTACTTctgtttttcttatttttttgaataaaataaatatttatattaataaataatatattataagtataaataaaaatattaattctataataataattaatatatttttatagaattaataatttataggactaacaaatatatttttatagaatctattaattattaatatattaataaatataataatattttatttataatatattatatatgattatataatatatttttatgaaatatattattgaTAGCTTTGGTATTATATAATCAGTGATCTTGGATTCTTATAAAATACGAAAAAAATTATTCATGGATATCTAGAGATCTTTGATCACTGGACCATGGCTTATCAAAAGTAGTGATCTTAAATCACCAGTGATGAGATCAccatataatttagattattagtgatcttagatcatAGTCGTGATCCTATTTAGGTCACCAAATGCTACCTCTGGTATGACTATACCAAACATGCAGGCGGGTACCACCTCTGTTGCTATAGCTTATCCTCTCTTTTGCCCTTCACCCAGATTATCCACTTGGAGGATGAATCCAATTGAAGTACTCTGGGATTTATAGATACAACAGCCAAGGTGCTGTATACATCATTGAGGTTTGCAGAGCCAATATGACTGAGCTTGGTATTCAATGATTTCTTCGCTCCATGGACAGGGCGGGTTGGACACCACAGCAAACAACCTGTTGGAGGTTCAATTGCCATTAACAAATCTTTACATGCAATTGTCTTTCGAGTAAAACGTATCAAGTTGAGCAAACTAGTTTCCATCTTACCATAAAATTGTCAGCATATTGTCTTCATTTCTttacttctctttcttcttcttcatcatatTCTTTCCCAATTATTGAAGAACAAGAAATGGAGAAaattattgcaaaaaaaaaaagtcataacACCACAGTTGTGGAGTTTGAGGCAAACAATGGCAAAATACACTGCGTTTGCTGTTTTAGACAGCAGCGGGAAAAAGCATATAAAAAAGAACTAGCTAATCTATTGGTAGGAAAAACTAATGAGCAATGCCAGTTTTTATTGTGATTATcctactactactactactactatATACTTCTCAATGAAATCTGCAATGAGGGATGACACCTAATTCACAGTTCAAATTGGTTTTTGGATGGAAATGAATGCTGAAAAATTGAGGTGTATAAAGCTGATTCAATGTGATTAGTCTTTGAGACAAAAATGTATCAGATTGTTCATTTGGATAAGTAGGCTTCATTCAGATAGAAAAGTGGCAATAGAGGATGAAGAATTCATGGAGTTAACTTTTAATATGCTCCTTTTCTTATCTTCAGTTTGATTTCATCTTGTTAGGCGTGGAGCTCAAAACTGCATAATGTCATCTAGGATACATAAAATCCCAGCTGCGGCTATTCTTGTTTCCACTAGTACGCGGGCTTCCTTACTCTGGATGCAATCCTTTAAATCCTGAGTTCTCACTCTGCCaaatttcttttaatttttttcacagCTTCAATAGTTGTCGGAGTTGCAGTAACTACGATCGCCAGTCTGATTGTCAGATATATTCGAAAATCTAAAATGCAATCGGTCAATGAACTGAGTTGAATAATCAGCAAAACTGCAATACTGCATACGCTTAACTGAAGCCAGACGATGCATAGTGAGAGAGGAACAATTATTAGGTTCCTTAACAACATCATGAGGGAAAGACCAATGAGGTTAATTCCCCAGTGCTTGATAATTTTCACCCATAAATATGTGACTAAACTAGAATCAGGTGGGTTTGTAGTCTCCAAGGGACAATTCCCCAGTGGCGTGCAGATAGCAGTTAAGGTCCTCCATGCATGGGACCTTGGATAAGAGAGCTAGGAGCAGTTCATGGCAGGGGTAAGTACAATCGGCAGCACTTACCATATCAATCTGGTCAGGCATTGAGGTATATAATATTTCTTTCACGAGTTGAAATAAAGCATAGAGAAAAGTCAGAGAAAATGTGCAAGATAGTTGTTTGGTGTGTTCATTATCATCCAGAAACAAAACATTCAATGAGCAATGTTGGGACAGTGTTGGAGGATGACGAGGATATTGATGCGCCTTTAAATCCATTTAACACATGACCTCATTTCATGCAGGCTCAACTCTCACGGAATGAAAGCAAGAGAGACCCGACTAGCCGAGGAATGCCAAAAAAGATAGTGAAATGTGTAGTTCATCATGAAATATTTGCGCATTTGAAATTCCTAATACTATTTAATGTCTTTCTGCATTACCATATTAGAATTAGATCACAAAAAAGTAGTAATGAAAAAATTGAAGTTCCTATAATCATTTGTTTGGCCTCGATGGCTTTGAGTCATGAACCccaatcgatagattttatccatGGGTTCTTTCAAGTCATAATCATCCATCTCAATttacaaatttaaatataaaagcaACTGCTCAAAAGCATTTTAATATAAAAGCAACTGCTAACAATGATGGGATACTGCACCACCATTTCCACTCCTTCCAATTTATTATTGTGGGAGCAATATATGCATTTCCATTtttcaaacaaacaaacaaacattaTTTTTTCCATTTATTTGTATATCTATTTAGAGAGGACTAAAAAGGAGGCAGATACAACAAATTTATTAGAGCATGGGACCATGAATCAATAAATCTAATCATCCATACCAATAACAATATGCATTTTGCAAGTATCACTATAACAAGAATAACTGCAACAACTCGCTGATCATGTGTTGTTTGCACATCCCCAATGACCAATCCAATGCGGAAACGTTCTTCATAGCATGTTATATGTTGTTAACTCAAAACTTTGTACATCCTCAGCTGTACAAAGCCCCTTCTCTTTGGAATAAAATTTGGTGACTTTGTGTAAACAGAAATGCCTTCTTAGTTTGTCAAAAAAATGTTACTCGTTgtcaaaaatagaagaaaatttgtagactcttcatcattttttctaactttttttcttattatttatttataaattagtgATATCCTACAGgaaggcgggggggggggggggggggggtgcattaagattttgaaaaaacaATTTCAAAGCCGTACCTAGATTGGTCATTGATGATGCTAAGGAAAGAAGGTGAATATGAAACATACGAACACTTTCGATGCACATACATAAAaggaacgagagagagagagagagagagagacaacaaTATGTATTAAAATAATGGATGGTAAGGAGGAAAGAGGGAAACAAAGTGTTTGCATAATTTTCTGACTTTTAGATTTACAATCATCCTTCACACATCCATAACACAATTTTGTCCTATTGCTTGCTTATCTTAAGCAAAGAAATCCAAGCGATAAAATTGACCAGCAATATTTTAATAGGAGAGCATTTTACGTGTGGTTT
Above is a genomic segment from Elaeis guineensis isolate ETL-2024a chromosome 1, EG11, whole genome shotgun sequence containing:
- the LOC105039651 gene encoding rust resistance kinase Lr10 isoform X1, yielding MGVAVTITAIVAGGAIVIVIMLIKCVRKSKAQSNVAQGQISSSNTATSPYFSNYSVAWNIEMETIDRFLGDIMKEKPTRFTPQHLISFTHNYAKKLGSGGFGVVYKGQFPNGLQVAVKVLHGTLDKRAEEQFMAEIGTIGRTYHVNLVRLYGFCLDPTVKALVYEYMENGSLDRYLFDENNRIEWGKLYEIAIGTAKGIRYLHEECEQKIVHYDIKPGNILLNANFRPKVSDFGLAKLCDRENSHVTLTGARGTPGYAAPELWMPLPVTHKCDVYSFGMLLFEIVGRRRNLEFKQGESQEWYPKWVWEKYEQRQLENIISLSGIEAKYREKAERMCRVALLCVQYQPAARPSMSNVVRLLEEEEEIAAPLNPFQYMTSYAAGSTLWSESTGESTSRKTTEDENELASSS
- the LOC105039651 gene encoding rust resistance kinase Lr10 isoform X2, whose translation is MLIKCVRKSKAQSNVAQGQISSSNTATSPYFSNYSVAWNIEMETIDRFLGDIMKEKPTRFTPQHLISFTHNYAKKLGSGGFGVVYKGQFPNGLQVAVKVLHGTLDKRAEEQFMAEIGTIGRTYHVNLVRLYGFCLDPTVKALVYEYMENGSLDRYLFDENNRIEWGKLYEIAIGTAKGIRYLHEECEQKIVHYDIKPGNILLNANFRPKVSDFGLAKLCDRENSHVTLTGARGTPGYAAPELWMPLPVTHKCDVYSFGMLLFEIVGRRRNLEFKQGESQEWYPKWVWEKYEQRQLENIISLSGIEAKYREKAERMCRVALLCVQYQPAARPSMSNVVRLLEEEEEIAAPLNPFQYMTSYAAGSTLWSESTGESTSRKTTEDENELASSS